In a genomic window of Pedobacter sp. KBS0701:
- a CDS encoding SMP-30/gluconolactonase/LRE family protein, whose product MKKYFFSLAFSALSLASFAQSAEQNLFVQDSLKLISAQFKFTEGASVDKQGNVFFTDQPNDKIWKYGVDGKLSLYMDKSGRANGTYFDKKGNLIVCADENNQIWSIDKNKKIKVLFSDYDGKKVNGPNDIWIDNKGGIYFTDPYYQRDYWSRKSPEIQGQKVYYLPKGKKEAVIVADDVVKPNGIVGTPDGKFLYIADMDANKTYRYAIGADAKLLDKQLILNQHSDGMTLDSNGNIYVTGKGVNIYKPNGEKIGHIDVPEEWCGNICFGGKDKNLLFITASKSLYVIPTNARGVE is encoded by the coding sequence ATGAAAAAATACTTCTTCTCTCTGGCATTTTCGGCCTTAAGCTTAGCTTCTTTTGCGCAAAGTGCAGAACAAAACCTTTTTGTTCAGGATAGTTTAAAATTGATTTCTGCACAGTTTAAGTTTACCGAGGGTGCTTCGGTTGATAAACAAGGAAACGTTTTTTTTACTGATCAGCCCAATGATAAAATCTGGAAATACGGTGTTGATGGTAAATTGAGCTTGTATATGGATAAATCGGGAAGGGCAAATGGTACTTATTTTGATAAAAAAGGTAACCTGATTGTTTGTGCCGACGAAAATAACCAGATCTGGTCTATTGATAAAAACAAAAAGATAAAAGTGCTCTTCAGTGATTATGATGGAAAAAAGGTGAACGGACCAAACGACATCTGGATAGATAATAAAGGTGGTATCTACTTTACCGATCCATATTATCAACGCGATTACTGGTCCAGGAAATCGCCTGAAATTCAGGGACAAAAGGTATATTATCTTCCAAAAGGTAAAAAGGAAGCTGTTATAGTTGCTGATGACGTGGTTAAACCAAATGGTATTGTAGGTACGCCAGATGGGAAATTCCTGTATATTGCTGATATGGACGCCAACAAAACCTACCGTTATGCCATTGGCGCAGATGCTAAATTATTGGATAAACAGTTGATTCTTAACCAGCATTCTGATGGAATGACTTTAGATAGTAATGGAAATATTTATGTAACCGGAAAAGGGGTGAATATCTATAAACCGAACGGAGAAAAAATAGGCCATATAGATGTACCTGAAGAATGGTGTGGTAATATATGTTTCGGAGGAAAAGATAAAAATCTGCTTTTTATTACTGCCTCAAAATCATTGTATGTTATTCCAACTAATGCAAGGGGAGTGGAGTAG